Genomic segment of Streptomyces sp. NBC_01210:
CCAACCGCATCCCGCACGGGCGCGGTCTGGGCTCGTCGTCGGCAGCCATCTGTGCCGGCATCGTCGCCGCCCGGGCGGTGACCATAGGCGGCGACGCCAGACTCGACGACGCGGCGCTGCTCGAGCTCGCCACCGAGATCGAGGGGCATCCCGACAATGTTGCCGCGTGTCTGCTCGGCGGCTTCACGCTCGCCTGGACCGACGGGGGAGCGGCGCGCGCCATCAGGATGGATCCTGCCGATTCCGTCGTTCCGGTGGTTTTCGTCCCCGGCAAGCCGGTGCTCACCGAGACCGCGCGCGGACTGCTTCCGCGCACCGTCCCCCATGTGGACGCCGCCGCCAACGCGGGCCGCGCCGCCCTGCTCGTCGAGGCGCTGACCAGGCGTCCCGAGCTGCTGCTGCCCGCCACGGAGGACCGGCTCCACCAGGAGTACCGCGCCCCGGCGATGCCGCAGAGCGCGGAACTTGTCAGCCGACTGCGCGCCGACGGCGTCCCAGCAGTCATCTCCGGCGCCGGCCCCACCGTGCTCGCGCTGACCGAGGACGGTGTGGCCGACAAGGTCGCACGGCTGGCGGGCGAGGGGTGGGCGGCCAACCGGCTCACCTTCGACGCAGCGGGAGCGAGTGTTCTGCCGCTCGCCCAGTAGCGACACCAAGATTGCCGGTGATGGAGAGGGGGAATGTTTGTTGGAGCCGGTAGTGTTAACCTCAAGTCTGCAGCCGACGTTTTTGTGGCGCGGTGCTTAGTGTCCCCATTCGGGACCAACATTCTTCCGGGAGCCTCCCCGACCCTGCCTGAGCAGCCTGCCTGAGCAGTTTCGAGCACGCTCCGGAAACGGCACGACACCCCTCGCTTTTCCAGGAGTGGGCCGAGCAGGGGGAACCTCGGGCCGGGCTTTTGCACGTATATCTCTCCGCCGTTAATTGCCGGCGGGACCATCGCTCCGACACGGTCCGCAAACCAGGACCTACGTCGGACAGCACAACCGGTCGCCGAGCCAGAAGGCCGACGTCCGCTCCAGGGAAGGACCCTTCGTGAGCGACACCACCGATCTGATGGGCGTGACTGCCGACAACAACGTCGACACCGCCGCGCCCGCCGCAGGTGCTGCCTCTGGCACCACCTCACGGCGCCGCCGCTCCGGCACCGGCCTCGAGGGCATGGTCCTGGCCGAGCTGCAGCAGGTCGCGTCCGGCCTCGGGATCAGGGGCACCGCGCGTATGCGCAAGAGCCAGCTGATCGAGGTCATCAAGGAGGCGCAGGCGGGCGGCGGCTCGTCCGCGCCGAAGAGCGCCGAGGCGGGCACCGGCGCGGCCGAGACCAAGCCGAAGCGGCGCGCCACCTCCAAGGCGCGCACGGGCGACGAGTCCACGGCCGCTGCGGCGAAGGCGGACAAGGCCGAGAAGGCCGAGAAGGCCGTCGCCCAGCAGCAGATCGACATTCCCGGCCAGCCGGCCAGCGACGACCAGCCGGCCGCCGGTGAGCGCCGCCGTCGTCGGGCCACCGCCCAGGCGGGCAGCCCGGACACCACGAGCGAGCCCAAGGCCGACGTCAGGACCGAGGTCCGGACCGAGACGGCCGTCGACGTCAAGACTGACGCCCAGCCGGACGCCAAGGCCGAGGCCGCCGCCGACACCGCCGAGGGCCGGCGCGACCGTCAGGACCGGGGCCAGCGCGGTGAGCGTGGTGAGCGCGGCGGTGACCGCGGTGACCGCCGTGACCGTCAGCGCGACCGTCGTGGTGGCAAGGGCGACGACCAGCAGGGCGGCCAGCGCCAGCAGCGCCAGGGCGGCCAGCAGGGTGGTCAGCAGGGCCCGCAGGACGACTTCGACGACGAGGGCGGCCGCCGCGGACGCCGTGGCCGTTACCGCGACCGTCGTGGCCGTCGTGGCCGCGAGGACTCCTTCGGCAACGAGCCGCAGGTCTCCGAGGACGACGTCCTGATCCCCGTCGCGGGCATCCTGGACATCCTCGACAACTACGCGTTCATCCGGACCTCCGGCTACCTGCCGGGCCCGAACGACGTGTACGTCTCCCTCGCCCAGGTCCGCAAGAACGGCCTGCGCAAGGGTGACCACGTCACCGGAGCGGTCCGTCAGCCGAAGGACGGCGAGCGCCGCGAGAAGTTCAACGCGCTCGTACGCCTGGACTCGGCGAACGGCATGGCGGCCGAATCCGGCCGCGGCCGCCCGGAGTTCAACAAGCTGACCCCGCTGTACCCGCAGGACCGACTGCGCCTCGAGACCGACCCGGGCATCCTGACGACCCGGATCATCGACCTCGTGTCGCCGATCGGCAAGGGCCAGCGAGGCCTGATCGTGGCCCCGCCGAAGACCGGCAAGACCATGATCCTGCAGGCGATCGCCAACGCGATCACCGTCAACAGCCCCGAGTGCCACCTGATGGTCGTCCTTGTCGACGAGCGTCCGGAAGAGGTCACCGACATGCAGCGGTCGGTGAAGGGCGAGGTCATCTCCTCGACCTTCGACCGCCCGGCCGAGGACCACACCACGGTCGCCGAGCTGGCCATCGAGCGCGCCAAGCGTCTCGTCGAGCTGGGTCACGACGTGGTCGTCCTGCTGGACTCGATCACCCGCCTGGGCCGTGCGTACAACCTCGCTGCGCCCGCCTCCGGCCGCATCCTCTCCGGTGGTGTCGACTCGACCGCGCTCTACCCGCCGAAGCGCTTCTTCGGTGCCGCGCGGAACATCGAGGACGGCGGCTCGCTGACCATCCTGGCCACCGCGCTGGTCGACACCGGCTCGCGCATGGACGAGGTGATCTTCGAGGAGTTCAAGGGCACCGGCAACATGGAGCTCAAGCTCGACCGGAAGCTCTCGGACAAGCGCATCTTCCCGGCGGTGGACGTGGACGCGTCCAGCACCCGTAAGGAAGAGATCCTGCTCGGCAGCGACGAGCTCGCCATCACCTGGAAGCTGCGCCGGGTGCTGCACGCGCTCGACCAGCAGCAGGCGATCGAGCTGCTGCTGGACAAGATGAAGCAGACGAAGTCGAACGGCGAGTTCCTGCTGCAGATCCAGAAGACGACTCCGTCCGCCGGGAACGGCAACGACTGACGTTCTTCGCAGTGAACGAGACCGCCCCGGCACGAAAGTGACGGGGCGGTCTCGTTTTCCCGTACGCCTCACCAGCCGCTGGTCATCGCCCAGTTGACAGGCGTAACATGCCCTGGTTGGTGGGGGGAATTCCGCCGCAGTGCCGAGAGAGGCCGGGGGGCCTCGGATCCGGACTGCCCTGTTACTCGTATGCCCCACCACTACCCGTTTGTCTTCCGGTGGGGCGAAAGTGCGCCCCGTCGGTTCAACCCGAGGGGTTACCGAGTGCAGATTCGCACCCGTGGTGGTCGGCACAAGCGCCGTATGAGAGTCGTGGTACCGACGGCCGTTGCCGCAGTCGCCGCTCTGGTCGGCACGGGACTGGCCATGTCCGGCTCGCAGGCCGCCGAGGCCGGCGGCTCGCAGATCAGCGCCCGGCAGCAGGCCGACCCGCTGTCGCAGTCGGAACTGCGCAGCCGCGCGATCAGCGCGATAAAGGCCGGCAAAGCAAGCAAGCGCAGCCTCGCCAAGGAGCCCTCCGCCTCGTCGTCGCCCGACACGAGGTCGGCGCCGAGCGCCCGCATCATCGGCGGCAAGGAGACGACCATCTCGGCGGCGCCGTGGATGGCTCAGCTCTACTTCCAGGACGACACGGGCGCCGGCTACTTCTGCGGTGGCGTCGTCGTCGCCCCGACGAAGGTCGCCACCGCCGCGCACTGCGTCAAGGGCATCAAGTGGTACGCGACCGGGTCGGTCATCACCGGCACCGACCAGCTGCCCACGGACACCGGCCAGAAGGACGCGAACGGCGACGCGATCTTCGACTTCCACGGCGGGCAGGTCCGCGGCGCCTACCGTCAGTGGAACCACCCGCAGTACAGCGCGGTCACCGTCGACAACGACGTCGCCGTGCTCACCCTGGACGCGCCGGTCTCCGTGACGCCGCTGCCGATCATGCAGAACACGGACACCGCTCTGTACACGCCGGGTACGGACGCCAAGGTGTACGGCTGGGGCCGCACCAGCTCCACCGAGCCCAACAGCTCCTCGCAGACCCTCAAGGTCGCCGACGCGGACATCAACTCCAACGCCGCCTGCCAGAGCGCGTACGGCTCGGACTACATCGTCGGCCACATGGTCTGCGCCGGAGCCGCGCCGACCGGTGACGACAGCACCACCGAGACGACCTGCAACGGTGACTCCGGCGGCCCGCTGGTGGCCGGCGGCAAGCTCGTCGGCCTCGTCTCCTGGGGTGACGCGAACTGCTCGGCCCCGGGCAAGTACGGCGTCTACGCCAAGGTGAGCACGTACTCGGCCCCGATCCGGGCCCGGGTCAACGACAGCAACTGGAGCAACGACCACGCCGCGGACCTGCTGGCCCGCCGTGCGTCGGGCAGCACGCTCTTCGGCTGGACCTCGAAGATCACCAGCCTCACCCGCCAGTTCAACCACGGCGCCTTCGGCGGTGTGACCCTGATGGTTCAGGCCGACCTGAACCGCGACGACTACCAGGACCTCATCTACCGCGTGCCGAACGGTGACGTCTACTGGTCCTACAGCAACGACCTGGCGCCGAAGCTCATCGCCAAGGCCTGGGGCACGCACAAGCAGATCCTGGTCCCCGGCGACCTGACCGGCGACGATCTGCCGGACATGATGACCGTCAACTCCGCGGGCAACGCGTACCTCTACCCGGGCAAGGGCACCGGCGCCTTCGCCGCGCCGATCCTGATCGGCTCCGGCTGGGGGCAGTACGGCATGGTCCGCGGTCACGGTGACTTCACCGGCGACGGACGGGCCGACATCCTGGCCCGCGGCGCCGGCGGCGCCACCTACCTGTACGCGGGCACCGGCAAGGCCACCGGCACGTTCGCGGCCCGACGTCTCATCGGCACCTTCGGCAGCACCTACAACGCGCTCGTCACCACCGGCGACGTGAACAGCGACGGAAACGCCGACCTGTTCGTGCGTGACACCGCCGGCAAGCTCTGGCTCTACCCGGGCAACGGGAAGTCCACCGGTGGGATCTTCGCCACACGTGTCGCCTTCGGCACCGGCTGGCAGGCGTACAACCTCTTCGGCTAAAACCCCAGCGCACACGCCGAGTTGTGCCCACCGTGCCTCGCACGGTGGGCACAGCGCTTTCTTACGGAGCTCTTAGCTCCCTGTGCAACCCTTCTTGCTTCTTCACCGTCTGACCAATGTGTCCGACAAGTACCGACAAACCATGCCTGATCACCACGGCAGGGGGTAGCGGGAACAGCGAGAGCCGAGGAGAGCATGGGCGAGCAGAGCAGCACCGGAAGCCGAATACGCAGCCGCGGCAAGCGCCGTAGGCAGCCCAGCAGGGGCCGCCGGGCGATGACCATTGCCGCGTGGTCCGCAGCAGGTCTGGTGCTGGTCGGTGGATCCGGCCTCGGCTACGTCTACTTCAAGCTCAACGGCAACATCAAGGGCGTCGACATCAACGCCGCGCTCGGCACCGACCGCCCCGAGAACGTAGACAACGGCTCCATGGACATTCTGGTCCTGGGCTCCGACTCCCGCTCCGGCGCCAACTCCGAGTACGGCGTCGACGAAGGTGCCGCCCGTTCCGACACCGCGATGATGGTGCACGTCTACGAGGGCCACAAGAAGGCCAGCGTCGTCTCCATCCCGCGCGACACCCTTGTCGACCGACCGCGCTGCGTCGACGCGAAGGGCAGCTCCGTCTCCGGCGAGAAGCGCGCCATGTTCAACACCGCGTACGAGGTCGGCGGCCCGGCCTGCGCGGTGAAGACCCTCGAGAAGATGTCCGGCATCCGCATGGACCACTACATCGAGGTCGACTTCACGGGCTTCAAGAAACTCATCGACAAGCTGGGCGGCGTGGAGATCACCACCACCAAGCCGATCGACGACTCCAAGAGCCATCTGCACCTGAAGCCCGGCACGCACACCCTCAACGGTGAGAAGTCGCTCGGTCTCGTACGGACCCGCAAGAGCGTCGGCGACGGCAGCGACCTCGGCCGAATACAGCTCCAGCAGGCGTTCATGAAGGCGTTCATCAACCAGGTCAAGGACGTCGGCGTCTTCACCAACCCCAAGAAGCTCTTCGACGTCGCCGACACCGCCACCAAGGCGATCACGCCCGATTCCGAGCTCGACTCGGTGCAGGAGCTGATGAGCTTCGCCAAGGGGCTCAGCGGTCTCGGCGCCGAGGACGTGCACATGATCACGATGCCGGTGGAGTACGACCCGGCCGACCCCAACCGCGTGATCCCGATCAAGGCGGCCGCCCGTCAGGTCTGGACGGCGCTCAAGCAGGACGAGCCGATCCCCGCCTCCGCGGTCAAGGACTCCGCCGGCGACAAGGGCGCTGCCGGTTCCCTCGTGCAGAGCCACTGACCCCGGCAGGGAATACCTCCGGCCCGACCCCGGTTTTGGGAGATACGGCCAGTCCTGGCAGACTGGTACGTCGGCCCCGGTTCACGTACGAGCAATCCGCGCGTACGACCCGGTGCCCTCCCGAAACTAGGAGACACCTTGAAGCGCGACATCCACCCCGAGTACGTCGAGACCCAGGTCAGCTGTACCTGTGGCGCGTCGTTCACCACCCGTAGCACCATCGAGTCCGGCACCGTCCGGGCCGAGGTCTGCTCCGAGTGCCACCCGTTCTACACGGGCAAGCAGAAGATCCTCGACACCGGTGGCCGTGTGGCCCGCTTCGAGGCCCGCTTCGGCAAGGCTGCCGGCTCCGCCAAGAAGTAGCGAGCCACTGCGCCGGCCCTTGGCCGCCCCTGCTCGGGGTGGCCGAGGCCGGCGCTTTGTCCGTTCTGAGCAGCCCCCTTCGTGTACAAAACCAGGAGCACCCGATGTTCGAGGCGGTCGAGGAATTGATCGGCGAGCACGCCGATCTCGAGAAGAAGCTCGCCGACCCTTCGGTCCACGCGGACCAGGCGAACGCGCGCAAGCTCAACAAGCGTTACGCCGAGCTGACCCCGATCATCGGCACGTACCGCTCCTGGAAGCAGACCGGGGACGACATCCAGACCGCGCGTGAACTGGGCGCCGACGACCCGGACTTCGCCGCCGAGGTCAAGGTGCTGGAGAAGCAGCGCGAGGAGCTCACCGAGAAGCTGCGGCTGCTGCTCGTACCGCGCGACCCCAGCGACGACAAGGACGTCATCCTCGAGGTCAAGGCCGGCGCGGGCGGCGACGAGTCCGCCCTGTTCGCCGGTGACCTGCTGCGGATGTATCTGCGCTACGCGGAGCGCGTCGGCTGGAAGACCGAGATCATCGACGCCACCGAGTCCGAGCTGGGCGGCTACAAGGACGTCCAGGTCGCGGTGAAGACCAAGGGCGGCCAGGGCGCGACCGAGCCGGGACAGGGCGTCTGGGCGCGGCTGAAGTACGAGGGCGGAGTGCACCGCGTGCAGCGGGTGCCGGCCACCGAGTCCCAGGGCCGTATCCACACCTCCGCGGCAGGCGTCCTGGTGACGCCCGAGGCGGAGGAGATCGACGTCGAGATCCACGCCAACGACCTGCGGATCGACGTCTACCGCTCGTCGGGCCCCGGCGGCCAGTCCGTCAACACCACCGACTCCGCGGTGCGCATCACGCACCTGCCGACCGGCATCGTCGCCTCCTGCCAGAACGAGAAGAGCCAGCTCCAGAACAAGGAGCAGGCGATGCGTATCCTGCGCTCCAGGCTGCTTGCCGCGGCACAGGAGGAGGCGGAGAAGGAGGCCTCGGACGCCCGCCGCAGCCAGGTCCGTACCGTCGACCGCTCCGAGAAGATCCGTACGTACAACTTCCCGGAAAACCGGATCTCCGACCACCGCGTCGGCTTCAAGGCGTACAACTTGGACCAGGTGCTCGACGGGGATCTGGACACCATGATCCAGGCCTGTGTCGACGCCGACTCCGCCGCCAAACTCGCCGCCGCCCAGTAAGCCCAGCACACCGCCCCAGCCCCGGAGGACCAGCGTGCAGCTAACTCCCGGGGGACGACCCCCGTCCCCCCGATCTGTGCTGCTTGCCGAGGTGGCCCAGGCCACCCAGCGGCTGGCCGACGCCGGCGTGCCCTCGCCGCGCTTCGACGCCGAGGAGCTCGCCGCGTTCGTGCATGGCGTGAAGCGGGGAGAGCTGCACAACGTCAAGGACGCGGACTTCGACGCCCGCTACTGGGAGGCGATCGCCCGCCGCGAGGCCCGTGAGCCGCTCCAGCACATCACCGGACGCGCCTTCTTCCGCTTCCTGGAGCTGCAGGTCGGCCCCGGCGTCTTCGTACCGCGCCCGGAGACCGAGTCGGTCGTCGGGTGGGCCATAGACGCCGTACGGGCCATGGATGTCGTCGAGCCGCTCATCGTCGATCTGTGTACGGGCTCCGGGGCCATCGCGCTCGCCATGGCGCAGGAGGTGCCGCGCTCGCGTGTGCACGGAGTGGAGCTCTCCGAGGACGCGCTGCGGTGGACCCGTAAGAACGCCGAGGGCTCACGCGTCACCGTCCACCAGGGCGACGCGCTGAGCGCCCTGCCGGAGCTCGACGGCCAGGTCGACCTGGTCATCTCCAATCCGCCGTACATCCCGCTCACCGAGTGGGAGTATGTCGCGCCCGAGGCCCGTGACCACGACCCGGACATGGCGCTCTTCTCCGGCGAGGACGGCCTGGACACCATCCGCGGTATCGAGCGCACCGCTCACCGGCTGCTGCGGCCCGGCGGCCTGGTGGTCATCGAGCACGCCGACACCCAGGGCGGCCAGGTGCCGTGGATCTTCAACGAGGAGGCCGGCTGGGCGGACGCGGCCGACCACCCCGACCTGAACAGGCGACCGCGCTTCGCGACCGCACGCAAGGCCATGCCGTGACCGGCAATCCTGACCCGCAGCATCATCTCCAGACCCTGTTCGAGGAGGGCCGTTAAATGGCACGGCGATACGACTGCAACGACGCGACCGACCGTACGACTGGTCTGCGTGAAGCCGCGTCGGCCGTCCGCCGCGGCGAGCTGGTCGTGCTGCCCACCGACACCGTGTACGGGATCGGTGCGGACGCCTTCGGCTCCGAGGCAGTCGCCGACCTGCTGGAGGCCAAGGGGCGCGGCCGCAATATGCCCACCCCTGTCCTCATCGGGTCCCCGAACACCCTGCACGGCCTGGTCACCGACTTCTCCGAGCAGGCATGGGAGCTGGTCGACGCCTTCTGGCCGGGCGCGCTGACGCTCGTCGCCAAGCACCAGCCCTCGCTGCAGTGGGACCTGGGCGACACCCGGGGCACCGTAGCGATC
This window contains:
- the thrB gene encoding homoserine kinase codes for the protein MAGPAFRAAAVRVRVPATSANLGPGFDALGLSLGLYDDVVVRVADSGLHIDIAGEGATTLPRDESHLLVRSLRTAFDLLGGQPRGLEVVCANRIPHGRGLGSSSAAICAGIVAARAVTIGGDARLDDAALLELATEIEGHPDNVAACLLGGFTLAWTDGGAARAIRMDPADSVVPVVFVPGKPVLTETARGLLPRTVPHVDAAANAGRAALLVEALTRRPELLLPATEDRLHQEYRAPAMPQSAELVSRLRADGVPAVISGAGPTVLALTEDGVADKVARLAGEGWAANRLTFDAAGASVLPLAQ
- the rho gene encoding transcription termination factor Rho — translated: MSDTTDLMGVTADNNVDTAAPAAGAASGTTSRRRRSGTGLEGMVLAELQQVASGLGIRGTARMRKSQLIEVIKEAQAGGGSSAPKSAEAGTGAAETKPKRRATSKARTGDESTAAAAKADKAEKAEKAVAQQQIDIPGQPASDDQPAAGERRRRRATAQAGSPDTTSEPKADVRTEVRTETAVDVKTDAQPDAKAEAAADTAEGRRDRQDRGQRGERGERGGDRGDRRDRQRDRRGGKGDDQQGGQRQQRQGGQQGGQQGPQDDFDDEGGRRGRRGRYRDRRGRRGREDSFGNEPQVSEDDVLIPVAGILDILDNYAFIRTSGYLPGPNDVYVSLAQVRKNGLRKGDHVTGAVRQPKDGERREKFNALVRLDSANGMAAESGRGRPEFNKLTPLYPQDRLRLETDPGILTTRIIDLVSPIGKGQRGLIVAPPKTGKTMILQAIANAITVNSPECHLMVVLVDERPEEVTDMQRSVKGEVISSTFDRPAEDHTTVAELAIERAKRLVELGHDVVVLLDSITRLGRAYNLAAPASGRILSGGVDSTALYPPKRFFGAARNIEDGGSLTILATALVDTGSRMDEVIFEEFKGTGNMELKLDRKLSDKRIFPAVDVDASSTRKEEILLGSDELAITWKLRRVLHALDQQQAIELLLDKMKQTKSNGEFLLQIQKTTPSAGNGND
- a CDS encoding trypsin-like serine protease, with the protein product MRVVVPTAVAAVAALVGTGLAMSGSQAAEAGGSQISARQQADPLSQSELRSRAISAIKAGKASKRSLAKEPSASSSPDTRSAPSARIIGGKETTISAAPWMAQLYFQDDTGAGYFCGGVVVAPTKVATAAHCVKGIKWYATGSVITGTDQLPTDTGQKDANGDAIFDFHGGQVRGAYRQWNHPQYSAVTVDNDVAVLTLDAPVSVTPLPIMQNTDTALYTPGTDAKVYGWGRTSSTEPNSSSQTLKVADADINSNAACQSAYGSDYIVGHMVCAGAAPTGDDSTTETTCNGDSGGPLVAGGKLVGLVSWGDANCSAPGKYGVYAKVSTYSAPIRARVNDSNWSNDHAADLLARRASGSTLFGWTSKITSLTRQFNHGAFGGVTLMVQADLNRDDYQDLIYRVPNGDVYWSYSNDLAPKLIAKAWGTHKQILVPGDLTGDDLPDMMTVNSAGNAYLYPGKGTGAFAAPILIGSGWGQYGMVRGHGDFTGDGRADILARGAGGATYLYAGTGKATGTFAARRLIGTFGSTYNALVTTGDVNSDGNADLFVRDTAGKLWLYPGNGKSTGGIFATRVAFGTGWQAYNLFG
- a CDS encoding LCP family protein encodes the protein MGEQSSTGSRIRSRGKRRRQPSRGRRAMTIAAWSAAGLVLVGGSGLGYVYFKLNGNIKGVDINAALGTDRPENVDNGSMDILVLGSDSRSGANSEYGVDEGAARSDTAMMVHVYEGHKKASVVSIPRDTLVDRPRCVDAKGSSVSGEKRAMFNTAYEVGGPACAVKTLEKMSGIRMDHYIEVDFTGFKKLIDKLGGVEITTTKPIDDSKSHLHLKPGTHTLNGEKSLGLVRTRKSVGDGSDLGRIQLQQAFMKAFINQVKDVGVFTNPKKLFDVADTATKAITPDSELDSVQELMSFAKGLSGLGAEDVHMITMPVEYDPADPNRVIPIKAAARQVWTALKQDEPIPASAVKDSAGDKGAAGSLVQSH
- the rpmE gene encoding 50S ribosomal protein L31 codes for the protein MKRDIHPEYVETQVSCTCGASFTTRSTIESGTVRAEVCSECHPFYTGKQKILDTGGRVARFEARFGKAAGSAKK
- the prfA gene encoding peptide chain release factor 1, translated to MFEAVEELIGEHADLEKKLADPSVHADQANARKLNKRYAELTPIIGTYRSWKQTGDDIQTARELGADDPDFAAEVKVLEKQREELTEKLRLLLVPRDPSDDKDVILEVKAGAGGDESALFAGDLLRMYLRYAERVGWKTEIIDATESELGGYKDVQVAVKTKGGQGATEPGQGVWARLKYEGGVHRVQRVPATESQGRIHTSAAGVLVTPEAEEIDVEIHANDLRIDVYRSSGPGGQSVNTTDSAVRITHLPTGIVASCQNEKSQLQNKEQAMRILRSRLLAAAQEEAEKEASDARRSQVRTVDRSEKIRTYNFPENRISDHRVGFKAYNLDQVLDGDLDTMIQACVDADSAAKLAAAQ
- the prmC gene encoding peptide chain release factor N(5)-glutamine methyltransferase — encoded protein: MQLTPGGRPPSPRSVLLAEVAQATQRLADAGVPSPRFDAEELAAFVHGVKRGELHNVKDADFDARYWEAIARREAREPLQHITGRAFFRFLELQVGPGVFVPRPETESVVGWAIDAVRAMDVVEPLIVDLCTGSGAIALAMAQEVPRSRVHGVELSEDALRWTRKNAEGSRVTVHQGDALSALPELDGQVDLVISNPPYIPLTEWEYVAPEARDHDPDMALFSGEDGLDTIRGIERTAHRLLRPGGLVVIEHADTQGGQVPWIFNEEAGWADAADHPDLNRRPRFATARKAMP
- a CDS encoding L-threonylcarbamoyladenylate synthase, with amino-acid sequence MARRYDCNDATDRTTGLREAASAVRRGELVVLPTDTVYGIGADAFGSEAVADLLEAKGRGRNMPTPVLIGSPNTLHGLVTDFSEQAWELVDAFWPGALTLVAKHQPSLQWDLGDTRGTVAIRMPLHPVAIELLTEVGPMAVSSANLTGHPAPEDCDAAQEMLGDSVSVYLDGGPTPGIVPSSIVDVTGKVPVLLRAGALSADELRKVVPDLEVAN